A portion of the Pseudoalteromonas luteoviolacea genome contains these proteins:
- a CDS encoding motility associated factor glycosyltransferase family protein has protein sequence MSQKSLEEQIQQLDEQLSSSVEHQERETKFATQANERFARNISCFEKYFPDIAKAISEYELRDDFCIHVTSTGYGNFVPKNHKAPIYSDDPIAQVTKQVEHSIQHPTFSATDYTSCPVNDDDERVHIRYMGALTKAFREIQSQQQERISKLPENFPTALIFGIGLGYHIELLLEKTNFDYCFLIEPDFEVFFASLFCTDWFSIIEKVDNNGGALFFQLGADKDNFIKDLETLADDIGAFSVVRSFCYQHTPLPEIIELIQQWSMQYFRFQYGHGFFNDAITGMSHTVHLVEKNTPILASPTQNRVDLSTPIFIVGNGPSLDEAEEFIKENANKAIIFAAGTAITSLYNKGIQCDFHVLVERPYSNYKIFGDILPAEEYKKTNLIGLNTLYPDNTDRYKWAGIAGKGNEAGTFLLEVMSQTLNNKGIPLMPYCNPVVANTALSFAMFAGFKNIYLFGIDNGNLMTGEHHSKDSIYRNNLEDENEDGLVCIRMDGKYLPANFGGQVETNDLFMAAHSQLEKLIGHYPYRSVYNIGNGAKLKGAHPVRAEELIPLPTSRDIDHQIEFLKSDYFEQLNLTDFDDTLLGVGAFNEICDHVLGIAQEPVGTIKEASENLMRQARYVYSLRNTALHHLHHMIKGALLYYHCPMLSLLYTYTDEQFTLESYEKVNVLWQGYVTEMKDYYQHNYRTKCDLGKE, from the coding sequence TTTCGTGTTTTGAAAAGTACTTTCCTGATATTGCGAAAGCAATCAGTGAATATGAATTGCGTGATGACTTCTGTATTCATGTGACATCTACAGGTTATGGCAACTTTGTACCAAAAAATCATAAAGCGCCAATTTATAGTGATGATCCAATCGCACAGGTTACAAAGCAAGTAGAACATAGTATTCAACATCCCACATTTAGTGCTACAGATTATACTTCCTGTCCAGTTAATGACGACGATGAGCGGGTTCATATCAGGTATATGGGAGCATTAACTAAGGCATTTAGAGAAATTCAGTCTCAGCAGCAAGAGCGTATTTCAAAATTACCTGAAAACTTCCCCACTGCGCTGATCTTTGGTATTGGCCTGGGTTATCATATTGAGCTATTGCTAGAAAAGACCAATTTTGATTATTGCTTTTTAATAGAGCCTGACTTTGAAGTTTTTTTTGCTAGCTTATTTTGCACTGATTGGTTTTCAATCATCGAAAAAGTCGACAACAACGGCGGGGCATTATTTTTCCAGTTAGGGGCTGATAAGGATAACTTTATCAAGGACCTTGAAACCCTAGCAGATGACATCGGTGCATTTTCTGTCGTTCGCTCATTTTGCTATCAACACACGCCCTTACCAGAAATTATTGAACTGATACAGCAATGGTCGATGCAGTATTTTAGATTCCAATATGGTCACGGCTTTTTCAATGATGCTATCACTGGAATGTCGCATACAGTTCATCTGGTAGAAAAAAATACACCAATATTGGCTTCACCAACGCAAAATCGAGTGGACTTATCAACACCTATCTTCATTGTTGGCAATGGACCTTCTTTGGATGAAGCTGAGGAGTTTATCAAGGAAAATGCGAACAAAGCCATCATTTTTGCAGCAGGGACAGCGATCACATCGCTTTACAACAAAGGCATTCAATGTGACTTTCATGTATTGGTTGAAAGGCCATATTCTAATTACAAAATTTTTGGTGATATCTTACCTGCAGAAGAGTATAAAAAAACGAACTTAATAGGACTCAACACATTATACCCAGATAACACGGATAGATATAAATGGGCTGGTATTGCGGGTAAAGGTAACGAGGCGGGAACGTTCTTGTTGGAAGTCATGAGCCAAACATTAAACAATAAGGGCATCCCTTTAATGCCTTATTGTAACCCTGTAGTGGCTAATACAGCACTGTCTTTTGCTATGTTTGCTGGTTTTAAAAATATTTATCTATTTGGCATAGATAATGGCAACTTAATGACTGGTGAGCACCACAGTAAAGACAGCATCTATCGCAACAACCTAGAAGATGAGAATGAAGATGGTCTTGTGTGCATTAGGATGGATGGAAAGTATTTACCTGCAAACTTTGGTGGGCAAGTTGAAACCAATGACTTATTTATGGCTGCACACAGTCAGTTAGAAAAGTTAATAGGGCACTACCCTTATAGGTCTGTATACAACATAGGTAATGGCGCAAAGTTAAAAGGGGCTCACCCAGTCCGTGCGGAAGAACTTATACCTTTGCCGACGAGCAGAGATATAGATCATCAAATTGAATTCTTAAAAAGTGATTATTTTGAGCAGCTTAATTTAACTGATTTTGATGATACCCTTTTGGGGGTAGGTGCGTTTAACGAAATTTGTGATCATGTTTTGGGTATAGCACAAGAGCCTGTGGGTACGATAAAAGAGGCTTCGGAGAACCTAATGCGTCAGGCCAGGTATGTTTATTCATTGCGTAATACCGCATTACACCACTTACATCATATGATTAAAGGTGCACTGCTATATTACCATTGCCCAATGCTATCCCTACTTTATACCTATACAGATGAGCAGTTCACATTGGAAAGTTATGAAAAAGTGAATGTGTTATGGCAAGGCTATGTGACTGAAATGAAAGATTACTATCAGCATAACTACAGAACTAAATGTGACTTGGGCAAGGAGTAA
- a CDS encoding DUF4910 domain-containing protein, translating to MQYHETEAFYSELYDELFPILRSITGPGLRQSYGIFNRFMPLEISSIRSGSMIFDWQVPKEWHCEDAYVLGPDGEKVADMKRLNLEVVNYSEPVNVEMGLDELQDHLYSLPELPQAIPYVTSYYKKRWGFCVSQEVRDNLKPGQYRAVVKSEFVDGSLDIAQTVLAGESEKEVLLSSYLCHPSMANNELSGPLVLLGLYHRIKQWPKRRYTYRFALHPETIGSLGLLHLEGEGLRKNLVSGLVINCMGGEPDELVFKHSRNDNGVLDKLLYHLNEHGFNHQNIPFSPLSGSDERQYNSPGFQLPVCCVSRCFHSGFKEYHTSLDNKEKMGIAPLIDSIDKLEKILLAHEQVATFENKYPFGEPNLGKRGLYPTLSFFSKERTSQLDELNDIKMLLNYSDGEHDTIDIADKQNKCVSDMYSAINKLEEQALLEMT from the coding sequence GTGCAATATCACGAAACTGAAGCATTTTATAGTGAACTGTATGACGAGCTTTTTCCAATACTACGCTCTATAACGGGTCCTGGTTTGCGTCAGAGTTATGGCATCTTCAATCGTTTTATGCCACTTGAAATTAGCTCGATTCGTTCCGGAAGCATGATTTTTGACTGGCAAGTCCCTAAAGAGTGGCATTGTGAAGATGCATATGTGCTTGGACCTGATGGTGAAAAAGTAGCTGATATGAAACGTCTAAATTTAGAGGTGGTTAACTACTCTGAACCTGTAAATGTAGAGATGGGATTGGATGAGTTGCAGGACCACCTTTATAGCCTTCCCGAATTACCACAGGCAATCCCTTATGTTACAAGCTACTATAAAAAGCGGTGGGGGTTCTGTGTTTCTCAAGAAGTCAGAGATAATTTAAAACCAGGTCAATATCGTGCGGTTGTAAAAAGTGAGTTTGTAGATGGTTCACTGGATATTGCGCAAACGGTTTTAGCTGGGGAGTCAGAAAAAGAAGTATTACTTAGCTCCTATTTGTGCCACCCATCTATGGCGAATAATGAGCTTAGCGGGCCTCTCGTTTTACTCGGTCTTTATCACCGTATAAAACAATGGCCAAAGCGGCGATATACTTACCGCTTTGCGTTACATCCTGAAACAATAGGAAGCTTAGGGCTTTTGCACCTCGAAGGGGAGGGGTTAAGAAAAAACCTTGTGTCAGGTTTGGTGATTAATTGCATGGGGGGAGAGCCTGACGAGCTCGTCTTTAAACACAGTCGCAATGACAATGGAGTGCTAGATAAATTACTTTATCACTTAAATGAGCATGGTTTTAATCATCAAAATATTCCTTTCAGCCCGCTTAGTGGCTCTGATGAAAGGCAGTATAATTCTCCTGGATTTCAGCTACCTGTGTGCTGTGTGAGCCGTTGTTTTCACAGTGGATTTAAGGAATATCATACGTCGTTAGATAACAAGGAAAAAATGGGTATAGCGCCATTAATAGACAGCATAGATAAACTTGAAAAGATCTTATTGGCACACGAGCAGGTGGCGACATTTGAAAACAAGTACCCATTTGGAGAGCCAAATCTAGGTAAGCGTGGTCTGTACCCGACATTGAGCTTTTTTAGTAAAGAGCGTACGAGTCAGCTTGATGAACTCAATGATATTAAAATGCTCTTGAACTACAGTGATGGTGAGCACGACACAATAGATATCGCTGATAAACAAAACAAATGTGTTTCTGATATGTATAGTGCTATCAATAAGCTTGAGGAACAAGCGCTATTAGAGATGACATAA
- a CDS encoding class I SAM-dependent methyltransferase, with protein sequence MANWESIYRSGKQLNRYPFSDIVSLVFQLRSKTPDLRVLEVGCGAGNNIYFMASEGVDVAGIDCAPSAIEFAKRRIGKDGLSADLKVGSFVELPWQDNTFDLVIDRSALNCVPRPQVQLALKDIARVLKPGGRIYSQIYSDLHPAHRSAKNTSRNFTTELTYSGFTDIDGLYFASKEDSLQLFSHFEFVDILLSKTENSSGEIIAAQWSITAFKADLDQV encoded by the coding sequence ATGGCCAATTGGGAGTCAATTTATCGGTCAGGCAAGCAATTAAACCGATATCCGTTTAGCGATATTGTATCATTGGTCTTTCAGCTCAGAAGTAAAACTCCAGATCTCAGGGTACTGGAGGTCGGATGTGGTGCTGGAAATAATATTTATTTTATGGCATCGGAAGGCGTTGATGTTGCGGGTATAGATTGTGCCCCTAGTGCAATTGAATTTGCAAAGCGACGTATTGGGAAGGATGGCCTATCGGCTGATTTAAAAGTGGGTAGTTTTGTCGAATTACCTTGGCAAGACAACACATTCGATTTGGTAATTGATCGTAGCGCTTTAAATTGTGTACCTAGGCCACAAGTTCAATTAGCGCTTAAAGACATTGCGCGTGTACTTAAACCTGGTGGGCGCATATATTCCCAGATTTATTCAGATCTTCATCCTGCACATAGGAGTGCAAAGAATACGTCTCGAAATTTTACAACTGAGCTCACGTATTCAGGATTTACCGATATAGATGGCCTTTATTTTGCATCAAAAGAAGATAGTTTACAGTTGTTTAGCCATTTTGAATTTGTTGATATTTTATTGAGTAAGACAGAAAATTCATCAGGTGAAATCATTGCTGCGCAGTGGTCAATAACTGCTTTTAAAGCTGATTTAGATCAGGTGTAA